From Verrucomicrobia bacterium S94, the proteins below share one genomic window:
- a CDS encoding 6-phosphofructokinase: MATKTKTIGILTSGGDCPGLNAAIRGVAKAALAQGTKVIGILDGFRGLVENRTMTLEDKDVSGILTHGGTFLGSSRDKPHKMPMGEKVLDMTEVAVSNARKNHIDCLVCLGGNGTQKNAMRLHEAGLDVLTLPKTIDNDVAGTDITFGFDSSMAIATEAIDRLHTTASSHHRAIVCEIMGHKAGWLALGAGIAGGADVILLPEIPYDLDYIVEHLMARRHHSKRFSIIAIAEGAISKEEAAEGRKKKKPVRKKENGMMLIEEPVASRIARQIQQAAGIEVRFTSLGHVQRGGSPTATDRLLSTRLGTKAGELLHDGVYNVMVGLKGERCVAVPLEDVAGRTKVVPAGHPWLKTAVLVDTCLGDKLDF, translated from the coding sequence ATGGCAACTAAAACTAAAACTATCGGAATTTTAACGTCGGGCGGTGATTGTCCGGGACTTAACGCTGCGATTCGCGGCGTCGCGAAAGCGGCTCTGGCGCAGGGAACCAAAGTAATCGGGATTCTGGATGGATTCCGGGGACTGGTGGAAAACCGGACGATGACGCTGGAAGATAAAGATGTCAGCGGCATTCTGACGCATGGCGGAACGTTTCTGGGATCGAGCCGCGACAAACCGCATAAAATGCCTATGGGTGAAAAAGTGCTGGATATGACCGAGGTGGCGGTTTCCAATGCCCGGAAAAACCATATTGACTGTCTGGTCTGTCTGGGAGGCAACGGAACCCAGAAAAATGCTATGCGGCTGCATGAGGCGGGGCTGGATGTGCTGACGCTGCCGAAAACCATTGATAACGATGTGGCCGGCACTGATATCACTTTCGGCTTCGATTCTTCCATGGCGATTGCAACTGAAGCTATTGACCGTCTGCATACTACGGCCAGCAGTCATCACCGTGCGATTGTCTGCGAAATCATGGGGCATAAGGCCGGATGGCTGGCTCTGGGTGCCGGAATCGCGGGCGGAGCGGATGTGATTCTGCTGCCGGAAATTCCTTATGATCTGGACTATATCGTTGAGCACCTGATGGCACGGCGTCATCACAGTAAACGGTTTTCAATTATTGCCATTGCAGAAGGGGCCATTTCCAAAGAGGAAGCGGCTGAGGGACGAAAAAAGAAAAAGCCGGTTCGGAAAAAAGAAAACGGCATGATGCTGATCGAAGAGCCTGTGGCCAGCCGGATTGCGCGGCAGATTCAGCAGGCGGCGGGAATCGAGGTGCGCTTTACTTCGCTGGGGCACGTTCAGCGCGGCGGATCGCCGACGGCGACCGACCGGCTGCTTTCCACCCGGCTGGGCACCAAAGCAGGCGAGCTGCTGCACGATGGGGTGTACAATGTGATGGTGGGCCTGAAGGGGGAGCGGTGTGTGGCCGTTCCGCTTGAGGATGTTGCCGGTCGCACGAAAGTGGTGCCTGCCGGTCATCCATGGCTCAAAACTGCAGTCCTGGTGGATACCTGTCTGGGAGATAAGCTCGATTTCTAG
- a CDS encoding bifunctional metallophosphatase/5'-nucleotidase, which yields MKRLLTGLLLASAVAGVQAQMTHSYGEEELPGKPDVGSYSRSITAEYAAAAVADPIALVPVGTVELADGAEIVAFDKGTQSAFVTTPEDGLVIVDLSDPANPVQTGLLLTNELINSVAVYNGLVAVAVESGSGAVGEVVFLDAATGAESNRVAVGILPDNVVFSPNGMMVLTANEAETADHEDFGEGSISVIDLSAGVASATVTNLGFAAFDSQTNALRAAGVRIFPVRLPSVDFEPEFVSVSPDNTKAFVTLQENNAMAVVDLTVPEITEIVPLGLKDWSLPENTLDAGDKDDGINMTNYPFFGMYMPDTIVSYEAGGKAYYVIANEGDSRDAADDETRLEDEILDSTVFPNAAGLQTDDTAGRLKISLLDADTDNDGDLDVVYAYGGRSFSILDENGVMVYDSADDFESYLATERPALFNINDGDPEEFDKRSDDKGCEPEAVEVGVVGGETYAFIGLERVGGIMVYNVSDPLNPMFVDFARLYTDDAPEGLDFVPAASSPTASPLLLVANEGSSTLTVYEIVNGTEGGVSMQFLHASDLEGSVDAIENAPNFAAVVEALENEAAGMGVESVLLSAGDNYIPGPFFSAAGDGSMRSVFQSVYQNFYGEFGLDNVREGGGRADITIMNLIGFDASCFGNHEFDAGAGAVAEIVGQDLRGGTLNDVRWPGAQFPYLSANLDFSGDTDMSGLFTNALLESTAFSTDAANLTNPVPKIAPLTIINAGGERIGVVGGTTPMLENISSPGDVAVKNPGAGSNDMEDLAEILQPEIDRLTFAGVNKIVLVTHLQQLALETELLPLLSGVDIVIAGGSDTLLADGTDRLRFGDTAEDMYPRVAFGKDGEPALIVSTDGEYSYVGRLVVDFTAAGQVVVDNLDHTVNGVYATDDQGVSNLWGSVAAAYYADGKADRVSEVTDGVEGVVIAKDGNIFGHTSVFIEGRREFVRKEETTLGDLSADANLWMAQMADPTVVVSHKNGGGIRAGIGAVDGYTGELLPPQANALSGKMEGQISQLDIENSLRFNNGLTLMTLTAAQLFEVVEHAVAATEEGATPGQFGQFSGLSFTFDPEAPAYSRVQSLALTDASGNPTNALVVGGSLVADSVQPIRIVTLDFLAKSGGDGYDFPSYYAADSNFADRVDLSDAGLPDGLALFANAGSEQDALAEYLATFYPTNGAAYATVEAPVSEDMRIIYLSAQDDTLFDPAGGRIGVDAVTGERMVSWDVVPGAAYQVLFATNLTQEIWMDVGGSVTASNSTLGIYDAVDRGPEGFYTIRQAE from the coding sequence ATGAAAAGACTACTGACCGGCCTGTTGCTGGCATCCGCCGTTGCGGGTGTACAGGCTCAAATGACCCATTCATACGGTGAGGAAGAGCTGCCCGGTAAACCGGATGTGGGTTCATATAGCCGCAGCATTACAGCGGAGTACGCTGCTGCGGCGGTTGCCGACCCTATTGCACTGGTGCCTGTCGGCACCGTTGAACTGGCTGACGGTGCGGAAATCGTGGCCTTTGATAAGGGAACCCAATCCGCGTTTGTTACTACTCCGGAAGATGGACTGGTGATCGTGGATCTGTCGGATCCGGCCAATCCGGTACAGACCGGTTTGCTGCTGACCAATGAATTGATCAACAGTGTTGCAGTGTACAACGGACTGGTTGCTGTTGCTGTAGAAAGCGGTTCCGGCGCAGTTGGCGAAGTGGTCTTTCTGGACGCCGCAACCGGTGCTGAAAGCAATCGCGTAGCTGTCGGTATTCTGCCGGACAATGTGGTTTTTTCGCCGAACGGTATGATGGTATTGACCGCCAACGAAGCGGAAACCGCAGACCATGAAGATTTCGGCGAGGGTTCGATCAGTGTGATTGATCTGTCCGCCGGCGTGGCATCAGCGACAGTGACCAATCTCGGTTTTGCGGCATTCGACAGTCAGACCAACGCCTTGCGTGCTGCTGGCGTGCGCATTTTTCCGGTCCGCCTGCCGTCCGTTGATTTTGAACCGGAATTTGTTTCGGTTTCTCCGGATAACACCAAAGCGTTTGTCACTCTGCAGGAAAACAATGCAATGGCCGTGGTGGATCTCACGGTTCCGGAAATTACAGAAATCGTTCCGCTCGGCCTGAAAGACTGGAGCCTTCCGGAAAATACGCTGGATGCTGGCGATAAAGACGACGGTATAAACATGACCAATTATCCGTTTTTCGGCATGTATATGCCTGACACTATTGTTTCTTACGAAGCAGGCGGTAAGGCCTATTATGTCATCGCCAACGAAGGGGATTCCCGTGATGCCGCCGATGATGAAACCCGTCTGGAAGATGAAATCCTTGATTCCACGGTCTTCCCGAATGCCGCCGGGCTGCAGACGGATGACACCGCCGGCCGGCTGAAAATTTCGCTGCTGGATGCTGACACGGATAACGACGGCGATCTGGATGTGGTCTATGCCTACGGCGGACGTTCTTTTTCCATTCTGGATGAAAACGGGGTCATGGTTTACGACTCGGCGGATGATTTTGAAAGCTATCTGGCGACGGAACGCCCGGCGCTGTTTAATATCAATGACGGTGATCCGGAAGAGTTTGATAAACGTTCCGATGACAAGGGGTGTGAGCCGGAAGCGGTTGAAGTCGGTGTTGTCGGCGGCGAAACCTACGCCTTTATCGGGCTGGAACGCGTTGGCGGTATCATGGTGTATAACGTCAGCGATCCGCTGAATCCGATGTTTGTTGATTTCGCCCGCCTCTACACGGACGATGCGCCGGAAGGGTTGGACTTTGTGCCGGCCGCTTCCAGCCCGACGGCCAGCCCGTTGCTGCTGGTGGCTAATGAAGGAAGCAGCACTCTTACCGTTTATGAAATCGTAAACGGAACTGAAGGCGGTGTGAGTATGCAGTTCCTTCACGCGTCCGACCTTGAAGGAAGTGTGGACGCCATTGAAAACGCGCCGAATTTTGCCGCTGTGGTTGAAGCGCTTGAAAATGAAGCCGCTGGAATGGGCGTTGAAAGTGTGCTGCTCTCTGCCGGCGATAATTATATTCCGGGTCCGTTTTTCTCGGCGGCCGGTGACGGCAGCATGCGCTCTGTATTCCAGTCGGTTTATCAGAACTTTTACGGTGAATTCGGTCTGGACAATGTGCGGGAAGGCGGCGGACGTGCCGACATCACCATCATGAATCTGATCGGTTTCGATGCCTCCTGCTTCGGCAACCACGAATTTGATGCCGGTGCCGGTGCCGTGGCTGAAATTGTCGGTCAGGATCTGCGGGGCGGTACGCTGAATGATGTCCGCTGGCCGGGAGCCCAGTTCCCGTATCTGAGTGCCAATCTGGACTTCAGCGGAGACACCGACATGAGCGGACTCTTCACCAATGCGCTGCTGGAAAGTACTGCATTTTCCACCGATGCTGCAAACCTGACGAATCCCGTTCCGAAAATTGCGCCGCTGACCATCATCAATGCGGGCGGCGAACGTATCGGTGTGGTAGGTGGAACCACCCCGATGCTGGAAAACATCTCATCGCCCGGCGATGTGGCGGTTAAAAATCCGGGAGCCGGCTCCAACGATATGGAAGATCTTGCGGAAATCCTGCAACCGGAAATTGATCGTCTGACGTTTGCCGGCGTAAACAAGATTGTATTGGTAACGCATCTGCAGCAGCTGGCGCTCGAAACCGAGCTGCTTCCTCTGCTGAGCGGAGTGGATATTGTGATTGCGGGAGGTTCCGATACGCTGCTTGCGGATGGAACGGATCGACTTCGCTTCGGGGATACGGCGGAAGACATGTATCCGCGCGTGGCTTTCGGCAAAGACGGGGAACCGGCTCTGATTGTGAGCACCGATGGTGAATACAGTTATGTCGGTCGCCTGGTTGTGGACTTCACCGCCGCCGGACAGGTGGTGGTTGATAACCTGGACCATACGGTTAACGGTGTATATGCAACGGATGATCAGGGGGTGAGCAACCTCTGGGGATCGGTGGCTGCAGCTTATTATGCCGACGGTAAAGCGGACCGTGTTTCGGAAGTGACGGATGGTGTTGAAGGGGTCGTGATTGCCAAAGACGGCAACATTTTCGGTCATACGTCGGTCTTTATCGAAGGCCGTCGCGAATTTGTTCGCAAAGAGGAAACCACGCTGGGTGATCTCAGCGCGGATGCCAACCTTTGGATGGCGCAGATGGCGGATCCGACAGTGGTGGTTTCGCACAAAAACGGCGGAGGTATCCGTGCGGGAATCGGGGCGGTTGACGGGTATACCGGTGAACTCCTTCCGCCGCAGGCCAACGCGCTTTCCGGTAAAATGGAGGGGCAGATCTCGCAGCTGGATATTGAAAACTCTCTGCGTTTCAATAACGGCCTGACGCTGATGACTCTGACGGCGGCTCAGCTGTTTGAAGTGGTTGAGCATGCAGTCGCTGCAACGGAAGAGGGGGCCACCCCCGGACAGTTCGGTCAGTTTTCCGGACTCTCGTTTACTTTCGATCCGGAGGCTCCGGCCTACAGTCGGGTGCAGTCGCTGGCCCTGACAGACGCTTCTGGGAACCCAACCAATGCGCTGGTGGTCGGTGGATCGCTGGTGGCGGACTCCGTGCAGCCAATCCGTATCGTTACGCTGGACTTCCTGGCAAAGAGCGGGGGCGATGGCTACGACTTTCCGAGCTACTACGCTGCGGATTCCAACTTTGCGGATCGTGTGGATCTGTCCGATGCCGGTCTGCCGGACGGTCTGGCGCTCTTTGCGAATGCTGGCAGCGAGCAGGATGCGCTGGCGGAATATCTCGCAACCTTCTATCCCACCAACGGTGCGGCATATGCCACCGTAGAAGCTCCGGTATCGGAAGATATGCGTATCATCTACCTCTCCGCTCAGGACGATACGCTGTTCGATCCAGCGGGCGGCCGCATTGGAGTCGATGCCGTGACCGGTGAGCGGATGGTGAGCTGGGATGTGGTGCCGGGTGCGGCCTATCAGGTGCTGTTTGCCACCAACCTGACCCAGGAAATCTGGATGGATGTCGGAGGCAGTGTGACCGCCTCCAACAGCACCCTGGGCATCTATGATGCCGTGGATCGTGGTCCGGAAGGCTTCTACACCATCAGGCAGGCTGAATAG
- the ppk1 gene encoding polyphosphate kinase 1 — MAKTAPIPEYFNRELSWLEFNQRVLEQAKDPGSPVLERLKFLAITASNLDEFFMVRVGGLSMARKAGLRKKDPAGMTPLAQLKEIYPRSRKMMGELHRCFNDAVSPALQEGGIRHADLHAMTAEQDTFLFELFKEELFPVITPVALRDGQSVPMIQNLALNVLVRMQRRGSRDRKNLYAVMSLDRVGSRMVQLPSDEGYVYVLREEVVKKYAADWFPGYDIRESAVFRITRNADFAVAENEAPDLMRGMEDVLEERKTGDCIRLEVESSVSKGLLNFLSTSLQVAAEATFPVDGVLNMKDFMSLAFIPGYDELKVEPWPPQASPDVIPNEPMSGQIAKKDLLFYHPYETFDPVVRFIEEAAIDPDTMAIKMVLYRTSSDSAIIAALKRAAEHGVNVTVLMELKARFDEAQNISWSRTLEQCGVQVIYGVKGYKTHAKICMVVRREPAGVVRYCHFGTGNYNESTARLYSDISYMTCNPDLGNDASGFFNALCGYAQPRDFSLISMAPISMRDKLLELIDFEIERAKKGKKALVNAKVNSLVDVTLSEKLYEAANAGVKISLNIRGICCLKPIPNITVTSIIDRYLEHARIIHFHHGGKPRVYISSADWMPRNLDKRLELMVPVEDPDCRDRLIRILDIHRSDNQSAWELKPSGIYERVIKRGAKKIRSQELLYKNACAALADAEKKRRTRFEPHRPESQSI; from the coding sequence ATGGCGAAAACGGCACCGATACCAGAATATTTTAACCGGGAACTGAGCTGGCTTGAGTTTAATCAGCGGGTACTCGAACAGGCGAAAGATCCGGGCAGTCCGGTGCTGGAGCGGCTGAAGTTTCTGGCCATCACGGCCTCTAATCTGGATGAGTTTTTTATGGTTCGCGTCGGAGGTTTGTCCATGGCCCGTAAAGCGGGACTGCGCAAAAAGGATCCGGCGGGCATGACCCCGCTTGCGCAGTTGAAGGAGATCTATCCGCGTTCGCGCAAAATGATGGGGGAACTGCACCGCTGTTTTAACGATGCGGTTTCGCCTGCACTGCAGGAGGGCGGAATCCGGCATGCGGATTTACACGCAATGACGGCGGAGCAGGACACATTTCTATTCGAACTTTTCAAAGAAGAGCTGTTCCCGGTGATTACGCCGGTGGCGCTGCGCGACGGGCAGAGTGTTCCGATGATTCAGAATCTTGCGCTGAATGTACTGGTGCGGATGCAGCGTAGAGGTTCCCGGGATCGGAAAAATCTTTATGCGGTGATGTCGCTGGACCGGGTCGGTTCACGGATGGTGCAGCTTCCGTCCGATGAGGGCTATGTTTATGTGCTGCGCGAAGAAGTGGTCAAAAAATATGCGGCCGACTGGTTTCCGGGCTATGATATTCGCGAAAGTGCTGTTTTCCGTATTACCCGTAACGCTGATTTCGCGGTCGCTGAAAATGAAGCACCGGACCTGATGCGGGGTATGGAGGATGTGCTGGAGGAACGGAAAACCGGCGACTGTATCCGGCTTGAAGTGGAATCTTCCGTCTCCAAAGGGCTGCTGAATTTTCTTTCAACAAGTCTTCAGGTGGCCGCTGAGGCCACGTTCCCGGTTGACGGCGTGCTGAATATGAAGGATTTCATGTCGCTGGCTTTTATTCCCGGATATGATGAACTCAAGGTGGAACCGTGGCCGCCTCAGGCGTCGCCGGATGTGATTCCGAATGAACCGATGTCCGGTCAGATTGCGAAAAAGGATCTGCTGTTTTATCACCCCTACGAAACATTTGATCCGGTGGTTCGTTTTATCGAAGAGGCCGCGATTGATCCGGATACCATGGCGATCAAGATGGTGCTCTATCGTACCAGTTCCGACAGTGCCATTATTGCGGCATTGAAACGTGCGGCGGAACACGGGGTGAATGTGACGGTGCTGATGGAGCTCAAAGCTCGGTTCGATGAGGCTCAGAATATTTCCTGGTCACGCACGCTGGAGCAGTGCGGCGTGCAGGTTATCTATGGCGTGAAAGGATATAAAACACACGCTAAAATCTGTATGGTGGTGCGGCGCGAGCCGGCGGGTGTGGTGCGCTACTGCCATTTCGGCACCGGGAACTATAACGAATCCACTGCCCGGCTTTATAGCGATATCAGTTATATGACCTGTAATCCGGATCTTGGAAATGATGCTTCCGGCTTCTTCAATGCGCTTTGCGGATATGCACAGCCGCGCGATTTCAGTCTCATCAGCATGGCACCGATCAGCATGCGCGATAAACTGCTGGAGCTGATTGACTTCGAAATCGAGCGTGCCAAAAAAGGAAAAAAGGCGTTGGTGAATGCCAAGGTGAATTCGCTGGTGGATGTGACGCTGTCGGAAAAACTCTATGAAGCGGCTAATGCGGGGGTGAAAATCAGCCTGAACATTCGTGGAATCTGCTGCCTGAAACCGATTCCTAATATTACGGTCACGAGCATTATTGACCGCTATCTGGAACATGCGCGCATCATTCATTTTCATCACGGAGGAAAACCGCGGGTCTATATTTCCAGTGCGGACTGGATGCCGCGTAATCTGGATAAACGTCTGGAGCTGATGGTGCCGGTGGAGGATCCGGACTGCCGGGACCGGCTGATTAGGATTCTAGATATTCACAGGTCGGACAACCAGAGTGCATGGGAGCTTAAGCCATCCGGAATCTATGAGCGGGTTATTAAGCGCGGTGCGAAAAAGATCCGGAGCCAGGAGCTGCTGTATAAAAACGCCTGCGCGGCACTTGCCGATGCTGAAAAAAAGCGTCGGACGCGTTTTGAACCGCACCGGCCGGAATCTCAAAGCATATAA
- a CDS encoding Ppx/GppA family phosphatase, whose product MAEKAKNSTAYQLKAVIDIGSTSIRMVVAEVFRNGTFRTLDTLNQSVSIGSDTFTRGRISRSTIADAVKVLRNFASVLKEYNIDPQKDVSAVATSAVREARNRDEFIDRVSMATDFEVQVIEGTEVNRLTFLAIRPILNKYSSLRKNRLLVAEVGGGSTELLGLDEGRVSFAHIYRMGAYRLREAMDDQEGSDARKREVLQMEIDSNIRQCRDAVPRDGVPLSLLLMGGEARFTAQMVEEDWDEQTVIEIKVGDLEKLADRILPMDVEKVVRKYHMTLEEAQTLAPALLTYVKLAQAFGLKKVFICGASLRDGLLTEAASGETWSEDFVEQVLHSVHEVGRRYQLDQNHADCVTEIARAIFRALKSVHKLGFRHEVILTVAAQLHDVGMFIGSSSHHKHSQYIIENSDIFGLGEEDIQLVALVARYHRRANPRPGHPGYGTLSRKNRLTVNKLAAILRAADAFDRSHTQAIRNVKVIVAEEEVVVETTQTGDFTAEKRALAGKAKLFERVYGRTMILRARRRRG is encoded by the coding sequence ATGGCAGAAAAAGCAAAGAATTCCACAGCCTATCAGCTCAAAGCGGTGATCGATATCGGCTCCACCTCTATTCGTATGGTTGTGGCGGAGGTTTTCCGGAACGGAACTTTCCGGACTCTGGATACCCTCAATCAGAGTGTTTCGATCGGCAGCGACACCTTTACCCGCGGCCGCATTTCCCGGTCAACGATTGCGGATGCTGTCAAAGTGTTGCGTAATTTCGCGAGCGTACTCAAAGAGTATAACATTGATCCGCAGAAGGATGTCTCGGCAGTGGCCACCAGCGCGGTACGCGAGGCACGTAATCGCGATGAGTTCATTGACCGTGTTTCCATGGCAACGGATTTCGAGGTGCAGGTGATTGAGGGAACCGAAGTCAACCGCCTGACTTTTCTGGCGATCCGGCCGATATTGAACAAATATTCCAGTCTTCGGAAAAACAGACTGCTGGTCGCGGAAGTCGGCGGCGGAAGTACGGAACTGCTGGGGCTGGATGAGGGGCGCGTTTCGTTTGCCCATATTTACCGCATGGGGGCCTATCGGCTGCGCGAAGCCATGGATGATCAGGAAGGTTCCGATGCACGGAAACGCGAAGTGCTGCAGATGGAGATTGATTCCAATATCCGCCAGTGCCGCGATGCGGTACCGCGCGATGGAGTGCCGCTTTCGCTGCTCCTGATGGGCGGCGAGGCCCGCTTTACGGCGCAGATGGTGGAGGAGGATTGGGACGAACAGACGGTCATTGAAATCAAAGTGGGTGATCTTGAAAAGCTGGCCGACCGGATTCTTCCGATGGATGTGGAAAAAGTGGTCCGCAAATACCATATGACTTTGGAAGAGGCGCAGACGCTGGCACCTGCACTTTTAACCTATGTGAAACTGGCCCAGGCCTTCGGATTGAAAAAAGTGTTCATCTGCGGCGCGTCATTGCGCGACGGTCTGTTGACGGAAGCCGCGAGTGGAGAAACCTGGAGCGAGGATTTCGTGGAGCAGGTGCTGCATTCGGTGCACGAGGTCGGACGGCGCTATCAGCTGGATCAGAATCATGCCGACTGTGTGACGGAAATTGCGCGTGCGATTTTCCGGGCATTGAAAAGTGTACATAAACTGGGTTTTCGGCATGAAGTGATTCTGACGGTGGCTGCCCAACTTCATGATGTCGGCATGTTTATCGGAAGCAGCAGTCATCATAAACACAGTCAGTATATTATTGAAAACAGTGACATTTTCGGGCTCGGCGAAGAGGATATTCAGCTGGTGGCGCTCGTGGCGCGGTATCATCGCCGGGCGAACCCGCGGCCAGGGCATCCGGGTTACGGAACACTCTCCCGCAAAAACCGGCTGACGGTGAATAAGCTGGCTGCGATTCTTCGGGCCGCCGATGCGTTTGACCGTTCGCACACGCAGGCAATCCGAAATGTTAAGGTCATTGTCGCCGAAGAAGAGGTGGTGGTTGAAACCACTCAGACCGGTGATTTTACGGCGGAAAAACGGGCGCTTGCGGGTAAGGCCAAACTGTTTGAGCGGGTTTACGGCCGCACGATGATTTTAAGAGCCCGAAGAAGACGGGGATAG
- the mutS gene encoding DNA mismatch repair protein MutS translates to MADKKETPMMQQYRTIRRELPEDTILFFRLGDFYEMFFDDAKTASDILGITLTKRHNTPMCGVPYHSAGGYLERLVKAGVKVAICEQVEDPATAKGVVKRDVTRIVTPGTILDEVVLEGNQNNFLAGLFKGKNRFGMAMLDLSTGEFWIEESNDVQSVQSNLSRYAPAECVVAEEQMNTPEFTELTLEATNTLLTACEDWTFEAATANDILLRHFDVHSLEGFGCSGMSAALGAAGAVLYYCKTELRRNLDHVRSIRVKNPADYMLLDETTVTNLELVAPINSNRQAYKATLLNVLDSTCTAMGGRLLREWVLRPLNNLKQINARHDAVELMVNNQTYLRSLRDVLSDIKDVERLISRIGSTSGNPRDVRAMGVSLQQMPLVKSLLLNKGTMLETLGEQITTLPEVVALIESAIVDEPPTTLKDGGVIREGYHPELDELRDAATQGRKWLADFQASEMERTGIKNLKVRHNKVFGYYIEVSKANVSLVPEDYIRKQTLVNAERYITPELKEYENKIFGAQERSVALEQEIFNEVRRQVVEHLETIQQNALAIGQVDVLSTFAERALANNYTRPLMNDHGRLDIKDGRHAVVEQMPEAERFVPNDTRLDRETHQLIIITGPNMAGKSTYIRQVALITIMAHMGGFVPAAKAEIGIVDRVFTRVGASDDLARGRSTFMVEMQETANILNNATPKSLIVLDEIGRGTSTFDGISIAWSVAEFLCKNEAMKAKTLFATHYHELTDLALTLKNVQNFSVLVKEKGDSITFLRKIVPGAADKSYGIQVARLAGLPDAVIERASDILTNLEEGEFGDTGQPKLAKKRPHKLKANISQLDLF, encoded by the coding sequence ATGGCAGATAAAAAAGAAACACCGATGATGCAGCAATACCGGACCATCCGGCGCGAGCTGCCGGAAGATACCATTCTCTTTTTCCGACTGGGTGACTTTTACGAAATGTTTTTCGATGATGCAAAAACCGCCTCGGACATTCTCGGTATCACACTGACCAAGCGCCACAACACCCCCATGTGCGGTGTGCCCTACCACTCCGCCGGCGGCTATCTGGAACGGCTCGTCAAAGCCGGCGTAAAGGTCGCCATCTGTGAGCAGGTCGAAGATCCGGCCACGGCCAAAGGCGTGGTTAAACGCGATGTGACCCGCATTGTCACCCCCGGAACAATTCTCGACGAAGTGGTTCTGGAAGGAAACCAGAACAATTTTCTGGCGGGTCTTTTTAAGGGGAAAAACCGGTTCGGTATGGCTATGCTGGACCTTTCCACCGGCGAATTCTGGATCGAGGAATCCAACGATGTACAGAGCGTGCAGTCGAATCTCTCACGCTATGCCCCGGCCGAATGCGTTGTGGCCGAAGAGCAGATGAATACACCGGAATTCACTGAACTGACGCTCGAAGCCACCAACACCCTTTTGACCGCCTGCGAAGACTGGACCTTCGAGGCCGCCACAGCCAATGACATTCTGTTGCGCCATTTTGATGTACATTCGCTGGAAGGTTTCGGTTGCTCCGGAATGAGCGCCGCCCTCGGAGCCGCCGGTGCCGTGCTTTATTATTGCAAAACCGAGTTGCGCCGCAACCTGGATCACGTCCGCAGTATCCGTGTAAAAAATCCGGCGGACTACATGCTGCTGGATGAAACCACCGTGACCAATCTGGAACTGGTTGCCCCGATCAACTCCAACCGACAGGCCTATAAAGCCACGCTCCTGAATGTACTCGATTCCACCTGCACGGCCATGGGTGGCCGTCTACTGCGCGAATGGGTCCTGCGACCGCTGAATAATCTCAAGCAGATCAACGCCCGGCACGATGCCGTCGAACTGATGGTCAACAACCAGACCTACCTTCGCTCGCTCCGTGACGTACTGAGCGATATCAAGGATGTTGAGCGTCTGATTTCCCGTATCGGTTCCACCTCCGGCAATCCGCGCGATGTGCGGGCCATGGGCGTATCGCTGCAGCAGATGCCTCTGGTAAAATCGCTTCTGCTCAATAAGGGAACCATGCTCGAAACGCTCGGAGAACAGATCACCACTCTGCCCGAAGTGGTGGCGCTGATCGAATCGGCCATTGTTGATGAACCTCCGACCACCCTCAAAGACGGCGGTGTGATTCGTGAAGGCTACCATCCCGAACTGGACGAACTGCGCGATGCGGCTACCCAGGGCCGCAAATGGCTGGCCGATTTCCAGGCCTCGGAAATGGAGCGCACCGGCATCAAAAATCTGAAGGTGCGCCACAACAAGGTCTTCGGCTACTATATCGAGGTTAGCAAAGCCAATGTTTCTCTGGTGCCGGAGGACTACATCCGCAAACAGACTCTCGTCAATGCCGAACGCTACATCACGCCGGAACTGAAAGAATACGAAAATAAAATCTTCGGGGCGCAGGAGCGCTCAGTGGCCCTGGAACAGGAAATCTTCAATGAAGTCAGGCGCCAGGTGGTCGAGCATCTTGAAACCATTCAGCAAAATGCACTGGCCATCGGCCAGGTGGACGTACTCTCCACTTTTGCAGAGCGGGCACTGGCCAATAATTATACCCGCCCGCTGATGAATGACCACGGGCGGCTGGATATTAAAGATGGACGCCATGCCGTGGTGGAACAGATGCCAGAGGCTGAACGCTTTGTTCCGAACGATACCCGACTGGACCGGGAAACCCATCAGCTGATTATCATTACCGGTCCTAATATGGCCGGTAAATCAACGTATATCCGGCAGGTGGCGCTGATCACCATTATGGCCCACATGGGCGGTTTTGTGCCGGCAGCGAAAGCCGAGATCGGAATCGTAGACCGCGTCTTCACCCGCGTGGGAGCGAGTGATGACCTGGCGCGCGGACGTTCCACTTTTATGGTGGAGATGCAGGAGACCGCCAACATTCTGAACAACGCCACCCCGAAAAGCCTCATCGTACTCGATGAAATCGGACGCGGCACCTCGACATTCGACGGCATCAGCATTGCGTGGTCGGTTGCGGAATTTCTTTGCAAAAATGAAGCCATGAAAGCCAAAACGCTTTTTGCCACGCATTATCACGAGCTGACCGACCTCGCACTTACGCTGAAAAATGTGCAGAACTTCAGTGTACTGGTGAAAGAAAAAGGTGATTCAATCACCTTCCTGCGAAAAATCGTTCCCGGTGCGGCAGACAAGAGTTACGGCATTCAGGTAGCCCGGCTGGCCGGTCTGCCGGATGCGGTGATTGAAAGAGCCAGCGATATACTGACCAATCTCGAAGAGGGAGAATTCGGTGATACGGGTCAACCGAAACTCGCGAAGAAGCGGCCCCACAAACTTAAAGCGAATATTTCGCAGCTGGATCTGTTCTGA